A window of Deltaproteobacteria bacterium contains these coding sequences:
- a CDS encoding sigma-54-dependent Fis family transcriptional regulator, protein MENRKYKILAIDDDPSVLALFATILGGDYVVIPAANCEEAKGVLRKEDFQICLLDLGLPDGNGMDLLKLFKETNEDIEVIVVTSHQQVKPAVEAVRLGAFDFIGKEFEPDELKNLVGNALEKYLRKKRILYLESEVDRMITDGFVAGHSPKMTKIYEVVERIARVSANVLLTGESGTGKELIARRIHYLSENRQAPFVAINLAAIPENLIESTLFGHEKGAFTSAYRLQYGKFELADGGTLFLDEIANLRLDLQAKLLRVIQEQVIERVGGNKLIPARVRIIAATNADLERVIKEGKFREDLYYRLNVVRIHLPPLRERMEDIPEFVRYFIEKYNRKFNRQVEDISDLVFSILSHYSWPGNIRELENLIERMIALAEKPVITEGDIPVEYLVSDFDALKKRAAEGDVLAEATAAFERSFILRILEKEEWNQSECSDRLGIHRKTLEYKIRQYGLRPVIVQRRAAAKGA, encoded by the coding sequence ATGGAAAATCGAAAATATAAAATTCTCGCCATAGACGACGACCCTTCCGTTTTGGCGCTGTTTGCAACCATTCTGGGCGGCGATTACGTCGTGATCCCTGCCGCCAACTGCGAAGAGGCAAAGGGGGTTCTGCGGAAGGAGGATTTTCAGATCTGCCTTCTCGATCTCGGCCTGCCGGACGGAAACGGCATGGACCTCTTAAAGCTCTTCAAGGAAACAAACGAGGACATCGAGGTGATCGTGGTCACCTCCCACCAGCAGGTAAAGCCGGCGGTCGAGGCGGTCCGCCTGGGGGCGTTCGATTTTATCGGGAAGGAGTTCGAGCCGGATGAACTGAAAAATCTGGTCGGCAACGCCCTGGAAAAGTATCTCCGCAAAAAGAGGATTCTCTACCTCGAATCGGAGGTGGACCGGATGATCACGGACGGCTTTGTGGCGGGCCACAGCCCCAAGATGACGAAAATCTACGAGGTCGTCGAGCGGATCGCCCGGGTATCGGCCAATGTCCTCTTGACCGGCGAGTCGGGCACGGGAAAGGAGCTGATCGCGCGCCGGATTCATTATCTCTCCGAAAACCGACAGGCGCCGTTCGTGGCGATAAACCTTGCCGCGATCCCGGAAAATCTGATCGAGTCGACGCTGTTCGGCCACGAAAAGGGGGCCTTCACCAGCGCCTACCGCCTTCAGTACGGCAAATTCGAGCTGGCCGACGGCGGAACGCTTTTTTTGGACGAGATCGCCAATCTCCGGCTCGACCTTCAGGCCAAGTTGTTACGCGTCATTCAGGAACAGGTCATCGAACGGGTGGGGGGGAACAAACTCATCCCGGCACGGGTGCGGATTATCGCCGCCACCAACGCCGATCTGGAGCGGGTAATCAAGGAGGGGAAATTCCGCGAGGATCTCTACTACCGGCTGAACGTCGTCCGCATCCACCTGCCGCCGCTTCGCGAACGCATGGAGGACATCCCCGAATTTGTCCGCTACTTCATCGAAAAGTACAACCGCAAGTTCAACCGGCAGGTGGAGGATATTTCCGACCTGGTCTTTTCCATCCTTTCGCACTATTCATGGCCCGGCAACATCCGCGAGCTGGAAAATTTGATCGAACGGATGATCGCGCTGGCCGAAAAGCCGGTGATCACCGAGGGGGACATCCCGGTGGAATATCTGGTGAGCGATTTTGACGCGCTTAAAAAGAGGGCGGCCGAGGGGGATGTGCTGGCCGAGGCCACGGCGGCGTTTGAGCGAAGTTTTATTTTGAGGATTCTGGAAAAGGAGGAGTGGAACCAGAGCGAATGCTCCGACCGGCTCGGCATTCACCGGAAGACGCTCGAGTATAAAATCAGGCAATACGGCTTGAGGCCGGTGATTGTGCAGAGAAGGGCGGCGGCGAAGGGGGCTTGA
- a CDS encoding response regulator — protein MTESYETAFPTHERPRVFVADDDPSQREFLKTLLAPRGYDISAFDRGEDLLDAVFKNPPDLILLDVMLPEKNGYEICKAVRENRAALGYIPVLLVSVLSDSLDRTFGSEAGADDFISIPFVPEELVSRIKSLLRTKKQYDQMAQSKKLLEEKNRRLLEMIDRLMEANGSSGRR, from the coding sequence ATGACGGAATCATACGAGACAGCCTTTCCCACCCATGAGCGGCCGCGCGTTTTTGTCGCCGATGACGATCCCTCCCAGCGCGAATTTCTCAAAACACTGCTTGCGCCCCGTGGTTACGATATCTCCGCCTTCGACCGCGGGGAGGATCTTCTGGACGCTGTTTTCAAAAATCCCCCCGATCTGATTCTTCTGGATGTGATGCTTCCGGAGAAAAACGGATACGAAATATGCAAGGCCGTCAGGGAAAATCGCGCGGCGCTCGGCTATATTCCGGTTCTGCTCGTCTCGGTTTTATCCGACTCACTGGACCGCACCTTCGGGAGCGAGGCGGGGGCCGACGATTTTATCTCCATCCCCTTTGTTCCCGAGGAACTGGTCAGCCGGATCAAATCGCTTTTGCGGACAAAAAAACAGTACGATCAGATGGCGCAAAGCAAGAAACTCCTCGAGGAAAAAAACCGCCGGCTTCTTGAAATGATCGACCGGCTTATGGAGGCAAACGGATCGTCGGGCCGCCGGTGA
- a CDS encoding sigma-54-dependent Fis family transcriptional regulator, producing MTQNILILDDDPRVGPVIKSILESAGYGPVDRCCSVDEAGAKLSADHYALVLADDQFSEKNGFDVIEKVRSHSSEIPVVVITNLGSVDVAVSAMRRGAFDVIEKPFHPERAALIVKRALEHGFLRTEVIRLTRRPKIEGLYRGLIGESPVMKKVFHLLDRIRESDVNVLITGPSGVGKEMVARAIHDTSLRAKEKFTAINCSAIPETLLEGELFGYKKGAFTDARTDKIGLFCEADCGTIFLDEIGDMPLALQPKILRVLQEREVRPLGATQTVKVDVRVIAATNEDLGEKIRNKTFRDDLYYRLNVINIALPSLKDRPEDIPLLVDQFLKQAVEKAGRPIKGVSQSAMKLLLEYSWPGNIRELQNVIERAALLTQGEYILPEDFPFSAPPPADADLSGKARRKVPMEAIEKEYILEVLKEAGGNRSEAAQVLGIGRKTLYNKLERYGMEVKNLSNPQS from the coding sequence ATGACGCAGAATATCCTTATTCTCGATGACGATCCGAGGGTGGGGCCGGTCATCAAGTCGATTCTCGAATCGGCGGGCTACGGTCCGGTCGATCGTTGTTGCTCGGTGGACGAGGCAGGTGCGAAGCTCTCCGCCGATCACTACGCGCTGGTTTTGGCCGACGACCAGTTCAGCGAAAAAAACGGTTTTGACGTCATTGAAAAGGTCCGGTCGCACTCTTCCGAAATTCCGGTTGTCGTCATCACCAATCTCGGCTCGGTGGATGTGGCGGTTTCCGCAATGAGGCGCGGCGCCTTCGACGTGATCGAAAAACCGTTTCACCCCGAAAGAGCGGCCTTGATTGTCAAGAGGGCGCTGGAGCACGGTTTTTTGAGAACCGAGGTCATCCGGCTGACCCGCAGGCCCAAAATCGAGGGGCTCTACCGCGGTTTGATCGGCGAGTCGCCGGTGATGAAAAAAGTTTTTCACCTTCTCGACCGCATCCGCGAAAGCGACGTGAATGTCCTTATCACCGGCCCTTCCGGAGTGGGCAAGGAGATGGTCGCCCGGGCGATTCACGACACCTCGCTTCGCGCGAAGGAAAAATTCACGGCCATCAACTGCTCCGCGATCCCCGAGACCCTTCTGGAAGGGGAACTGTTCGGCTACAAAAAGGGGGCCTTTACCGACGCGCGAACCGACAAGATCGGGCTTTTTTGCGAGGCCGACTGCGGGACCATTTTTTTGGACGAGATCGGCGACATGCCGCTTGCGCTTCAGCCGAAAATCTTGAGGGTCTTGCAGGAAAGGGAGGTTCGTCCCCTCGGGGCGACCCAGACCGTCAAGGTCGATGTCCGGGTCATCGCGGCGACCAACGAGGACCTCGGCGAAAAAATCCGGAACAAAACCTTTCGGGACGATCTCTATTACCGCCTGAACGTGATCAACATCGCCCTTCCTTCCCTCAAGGATCGTCCCGAGGACATCCCTCTGCTGGTCGACCAGTTTTTAAAGCAGGCCGTGGAAAAGGCGGGGCGCCCCATCAAGGGGGTGTCGCAGTCGGCCATGAAACTCCTTCTGGAATATTCCTGGCCGGGCAATATCCGCGAACTCCAAAACGTCATCGAGCGGGCGGCCCTGCTGACGCAGGGGGAGTATATCCTCCCCGAGGATTTCCCCTTTTCGGCCCCTCCACCGGCAGACGCCGATCTTTCGGGGAAGGCGAGGCGCAAAGTGCCGATGGAGGCCATCGAGAAGGAATACATTCTCGAGGTGTTGAAGGAGGCGGGGGGCAACCGCTCGGAGGCGGCGCAGGTTTTGGGCATCGGGCGAAAGACGCTGTATAATAAATTGGAAAGATACGGCATGGAGGTTAAAAATCTATCCAATCCCCAATCATGA
- a CDS encoding tryptophan synthase subunit alpha produces MSRISKTFKRLQKEGKKALIPFITAGDPNLAVTEKLIDTLEEAGADIIELGVPFSDPMADGPVIQKASERALKKGTTLLQILSLVKRVRKKTRIPILLMGYYNPVFVMGEENLSARAREAGVDAVLVVDLPPEESGGLRRALKKNKIDLIHLLAPTSDKERIVKATKGASGFIYYVSLTGVTGAKLKITASGAPAAEISDQLKLIRRYTQLPLAVGFGISRPEEAARVADIADGVVVGSALVKIIGSTGKSPSLLPKVSRFVSSLRKVL; encoded by the coding sequence ATGAGCCGAATCTCCAAAACATTCAAACGCCTGCAAAAAGAAGGAAAGAAGGCGCTCATTCCTTTTATCACCGCCGGCGATCCGAATCTCGCCGTGACGGAAAAACTCATTGATACGCTGGAGGAGGCCGGGGCCGACATCATCGAGCTGGGGGTCCCTTTTTCCGACCCGATGGCGGATGGCCCGGTGATCCAGAAAGCCTCCGAGCGGGCCCTTAAAAAAGGGACAACCCTTTTGCAAATTTTGTCTCTTGTCAAAAGAGTCCGCAAAAAAACGCGAATCCCCATTCTGCTCATGGGCTATTACAACCCTGTTTTTGTCATGGGGGAGGAAAATTTGTCAGCGCGCGCCCGTGAGGCGGGAGTGGATGCGGTTCTGGTTGTCGATCTCCCGCCGGAAGAGTCGGGGGGGTTAAGAAGGGCGTTGAAAAAAAACAAAATCGATCTCATCCATCTTTTGGCCCCCACCTCCGACAAAGAGCGGATTGTGAAGGCGACCAAAGGCGCCTCCGGTTTCATCTATTATGTCTCGCTGACCGGCGTGACCGGCGCCAAACTGAAAATCACCGCCAGCGGGGCTCCCGCGGCCGAAATTTCCGATCAACTGAAATTGATCCGGCGATATACGCAACTCCCTCTGGCAGTCGGCTTCGGCATTTCCAGGCCGGAAGAGGCCGCCCGGGTAGCCGACATCGCCGACGGAGTGGTGGTCGGCTCGGCGCTGGTAAAAATCATCGGCTCTACGGGCAAAAGCCCCTCTCTCCTCCCCAAGGTGTCGCGGTTTGTTTCTTCATTAAGAAAGGTTCTTTGA